The following coding sequences are from one Elusimicrobium minutum Pei191 window:
- a CDS encoding UDP-N-acetylglucosamine--N-acetylmuramyl-(pentapeptide) pyrophosphoryl-undecaprenol N-acetylglucosamine transferase has protein sequence MRKFIIASGGTGGHFYPGFSLGKELRKRSYEVLFVVRKEDAAIKTLTKNNFNYKEINFTGFPRSANPIRHIIFCYKFIVSFWQTLGIINAFKPDVCVGMGGYLSFPVIVWAKIKGIKSAVHDSNTKIGLANKICAKFTNIFLLGLPTSDNIKNTKLVGTPIREEFGLDFNREEVLKSRGLNPNLATVLIFGGSQGSKKLNMAISKTAKKIVKKNDTVQFVHISGDKGYDKLRQEYRGCKNIRLFAYCHDIYFLMRAADFVVCRSGASTIAELYACRKPAVLIPFPYAADNHQYYNGMLLKKAGCAELFVEGDNLAPKLHEYIAGISKNKNILEFMERGYEMLELPDPLKSAEIIADTVESL, from the coding sequence ATGAGAAAATTTATAATAGCTTCAGGCGGCACGGGCGGGCATTTTTACCCGGGGTTTTCGCTTGGTAAAGAATTACGTAAAAGAAGTTATGAAGTTTTATTCGTTGTAAGAAAGGAAGACGCGGCCATAAAAACTCTTACAAAAAATAATTTTAACTACAAAGAAATCAATTTTACGGGGTTTCCGAGGTCAGCAAACCCTATAAGACATATAATTTTTTGTTATAAATTTATCGTTTCCTTTTGGCAGACATTGGGCATAATAAACGCCTTTAAACCGGATGTTTGTGTAGGTATGGGCGGTTATTTATCTTTTCCTGTTATTGTATGGGCTAAAATAAAAGGCATTAAAAGCGCGGTGCATGATTCTAATACCAAAATAGGGCTTGCCAATAAAATTTGCGCGAAATTTACAAATATATTTTTACTAGGTCTTCCTACTTCAGACAATATAAAAAATACAAAGTTGGTCGGCACTCCTATAAGGGAAGAGTTCGGCCTTGATTTTAACAGGGAGGAAGTTTTAAAATCCCGCGGTCTTAATCCTAACCTTGCCACGGTGCTTATTTTCGGCGGCTCACAAGGAAGTAAAAAACTTAATATGGCTATAAGCAAAACCGCAAAAAAAATAGTTAAGAAAAACGATACCGTACAATTTGTGCACATAAGCGGTGATAAGGGTTATGATAAATTAAGACAGGAATACAGAGGATGTAAAAATATACGCTTGTTCGCCTACTGTCATGATATTTATTTTCTTATGCGGGCGGCTGATTTTGTTGTTTGCCGCAGCGGCGCCAGTACAATAGCAGAACTCTACGCCTGCAGAAAACCTGCTGTACTAATACCTTTCCCGTATGCGGCTGACAACCACCAGTATTATAACGGCATGCTTCTTAAAAAAGCGGGTTGCGCGGAGCTTTTTGTGGAGGGGGATAACCTTGCCCCAAAATTGCATGAGTATATAGCCGGTATTTCAAAAAATAAAAATATTCTAGAATTTATGGAAAGAGGATACGAAATGCTTGAATTACCCGATCCTTTGAAATCCGCTGAAATAATTGCAGATACCGTTGAATCTTTATAA
- a CDS encoding peptidoglycan D,D-transpeptidase FtsI family protein, which yields MNNIVYNTKTRIKICGIICLIPALLVACRLFYLQTFKHDEFSARTEKSIYAYLAEDRVRGNILDVNGNLMAESLRTHSCAVLKKYVNDKNKAVAVLSSVLGVSKKDILKKWSTKDNFFYVDKKIKPETYTRLTEEIRKNRLTGIELSPEYERIHPYEKMGIDLIGAANSKNLGLSGIEQLYNKELSQDIGKKRAVRARRGQIIYERGMKEETNVSDIYLTIDSLAQYHVEEILEKYVKENDAERGMAIVQNPKTGNIIAAASYPVKDGQSMAFQFTYEPGSTFKAITTASAIDSGTANKKDVLKFEEKDRWLVSSGFSVRDATAAHGNELSITKIMEVSSNRGVAKLAVELGPKDFFYYIKSFGFGTKTDVGFQGEARGTVRPYAKWTRVDTASAGYGYGISLTGIQLVNAYSAIANGGYLMQPHIINKMQDGRGKVVYKAKANRIRAVLKPQTSKDMTEILRSVVSVGTGKRAQVKGYTIAGKTGTAEKASGEGGYAKKSHIVSFCGFFPATDPEFTILFVLDQPAKPVFGGQSAAPAFAEIAKRLITIYAVVPDNPGDEK from the coding sequence ATGAATAATATAGTTTATAACACAAAAACAAGAATAAAAATTTGCGGAATAATTTGTCTTATTCCTGCGCTGCTGGTGGCGTGCAGGCTTTTCTATTTGCAAACTTTTAAGCATGACGAGTTCAGCGCCAGAACCGAAAAATCTATTTACGCGTATCTTGCTGAGGATAGAGTAAGAGGCAATATTTTAGACGTTAACGGCAATCTCATGGCCGAAAGTTTGCGCACCCATTCCTGCGCTGTTTTAAAAAAATATGTTAATGATAAAAATAAAGCCGTAGCGGTTCTTTCCTCCGTGCTCGGAGTTTCTAAAAAAGATATTTTAAAAAAGTGGTCTACTAAAGATAATTTCTTTTACGTTGATAAAAAAATTAAACCCGAAACTTATACCCGTCTTACCGAGGAAATAAGAAAGAACAGGCTTACTGGTATTGAGCTTAGCCCTGAGTATGAAAGAATACACCCTTATGAAAAAATGGGTATAGATTTAATAGGGGCGGCCAATTCAAAAAATTTAGGGCTTTCGGGTATTGAGCAGCTTTATAATAAAGAGCTCAGCCAAGATATAGGTAAAAAGCGCGCTGTGCGCGCGCGCAGAGGGCAAATTATTTATGAGAGAGGTATGAAAGAAGAAACAAATGTTTCTGATATTTACCTCACAATAGATTCTTTGGCCCAATACCATGTTGAAGAAATTTTAGAAAAATACGTTAAAGAAAACGACGCCGAAAGAGGCATGGCCATTGTTCAAAACCCAAAAACAGGTAATATTATAGCGGCGGCTTCATATCCGGTAAAAGACGGGCAGTCAATGGCTTTTCAGTTTACGTACGAACCAGGATCCACATTTAAAGCCATTACAACAGCTTCAGCCATAGACAGCGGCACCGCTAATAAAAAAGACGTTTTAAAATTTGAGGAAAAAGACAGATGGCTTGTAAGCTCCGGCTTTTCCGTGCGTGACGCCACAGCCGCGCACGGCAATGAACTTTCCATAACAAAAATTATGGAGGTTTCCTCCAACAGAGGGGTTGCTAAACTTGCCGTTGAACTTGGGCCTAAGGACTTTTTTTATTACATTAAGTCTTTTGGTTTCGGTACAAAGACCGACGTGGGCTTCCAGGGCGAGGCCAGGGGAACCGTAAGGCCTTACGCCAAATGGACCCGTGTGGATACGGCCAGCGCGGGCTACGGGTACGGTATTTCTCTTACGGGTATACAGCTTGTTAACGCTTATTCCGCTATAGCTAACGGGGGTTATTTAATGCAGCCCCATATAATAAATAAAATGCAAGACGGAAGGGGTAAGGTTGTTTATAAGGCAAAAGCTAATAGAATAAGAGCTGTTTTAAAGCCTCAGACATCAAAGGATATGACGGAAATTTTACGTTCTGTAGTAAGCGTGGGAACGGGTAAAAGAGCGCAGGTAAAAGGATATACGATTGCCGGCAAAACAGGCACTGCGGAAAAAGCGAGCGGTGAAGGCGGCTACGCCAAAAAAAGCCACATAGTTTCTTTTTGCGGTTTTTTTCCGGCTACTGACCCCGAGTTTACCATACTTTTTGTTTTGGACCAGCCCGCTAAGCCCGTATTCGGCGGGCAAAGCGCTGCGCCCGCTTTTGCCGAAATAGCTAAAAGACTTATAACAATTTACGCAGTAGTTCCTGATAATCCCGGGGACGAAAAATAA
- a CDS encoding polysaccharide deacetylase family protein: MILFLFLTAFTLLLLIIISYLLWWIPRPKLVALMYHHIGPVTNEEEKDFFIEAKTFEQHLSLIREKGFNFVSIEDIETHQATKSYLPYKPVVITLDDGWEDNYTYAFPILKKLGVKANIFLSVSQIGTPGMLNWEQVKEMNESGLVSFGSHGLTHKRLRSLTSENVSYEMQNSKKILEEKLGKKVLSFCYPFGAFDKRIRYLCFKAGYIIDYGTRKGVNVMPWNGRHPLQRAHVMRNNSLRHLKTQLIFGREKI; encoded by the coding sequence ATGATTTTATTTCTGTTTTTAACAGCTTTTACGCTATTACTTCTTATAATTATATCCTATCTGCTTTGGTGGATACCAAGGCCAAAACTGGTAGCGTTAATGTATCATCACATAGGCCCGGTTACCAACGAAGAAGAGAAAGATTTTTTTATAGAAGCTAAAACTTTTGAACAACACCTTAGCCTGATAAGAGAAAAAGGGTTTAATTTTGTATCGATTGAAGATATTGAAACGCACCAAGCCACAAAAAGTTATTTGCCTTACAAACCCGTAGTTATTACTTTAGACGACGGTTGGGAAGATAATTATACCTACGCTTTTCCAATACTTAAAAAACTTGGCGTAAAAGCCAATATTTTCCTGTCGGTAAGCCAAATCGGCACGCCCGGCATGCTTAATTGGGAACAGGTAAAGGAAATGAATGAAAGCGGGCTTGTATCATTCGGTTCACACGGGCTTACGCATAAGAGGCTGCGCTCTCTTACAAGTGAAAACGTTTCTTACGAAATGCAAAACAGTAAAAAAATATTAGAAGAAAAACTTGGCAAAAAAGTGTTAAGCTTCTGTTACCCTTTTGGAGCGTTTGACAAAAGAATAAGATATCTTTGCTTTAAAGCCGGTTACATCATAGATTACGGCACCAGAAAAGGCGTTAACGTAATGCCGTGGAACGGCAGACACCCCCTTCAACGCGCGCATGTAATGCGAAATAATTCTTTAAGGCATTTAAAAACACAGCTTATATTCGGAAGGGAAAAAATCTAA
- a CDS encoding UDP-N-acetylmuramoyl-tripeptide--D-alanyl-D-alanine ligase, whose protein sequence is MYLNLTLGSFAKIVDGRIIQGNPLMPFNAFITDSRKLTKGDIFWALKGEKFDGNTFLQNAVDAGASALVADKFFADKIDLKNTALVEVENTLTALQTLAAYHRRRSDLKVVAITGSNGKSTTKQMLLSICKTSGPARANMGNLNNQFGLPFSLLEIDSKDKFGVFELGASKKGDILEIGKPTLPDVAIITNVSAAHLQFFKDLKTVYETKTELIDCLNFGGILVFNSDDAMLKKLKTEYKGKAISFGFKSGADLQIKNKKNLEFVYKGEVFSFDLQFEKHNKLNAAAAAAGAIALGLYKDNIEKGLAAYEAMPMRMEERKIGNVDFILDCYNANPASMKNAITLLAKRKAGPRVAVLGDMKELGNCSAKYHAHLAKILIGKQIDYIFLSGPEMAAAAEALKTKNPAAKLKYSLEYKDWAQDLKEVLKNGGTCLIKASRSMNYEKILDCLK, encoded by the coding sequence ATGTATCTTAATTTAACGCTTGGCAGCTTTGCGAAAATAGTTGACGGACGGATAATACAAGGAAATCCTTTAATGCCGTTTAACGCTTTTATTACCGACAGCAGAAAATTAACTAAAGGGGATATTTTTTGGGCTCTTAAAGGCGAAAAATTTGACGGCAACACTTTTTTGCAAAACGCGGTTGACGCGGGCGCGTCCGCGCTTGTGGCGGATAAGTTTTTCGCTGATAAAATTGATTTAAAAAATACCGCTTTAGTTGAGGTTGAAAATACTTTAACGGCCCTTCAAACGCTTGCCGCTTACCACAGAAGAAGGTCGGATCTTAAAGTTGTGGCTATCACGGGATCAAACGGTAAAAGCACAACAAAACAAATGCTTCTTTCAATATGCAAAACTTCCGGCCCCGCAAGGGCTAATATGGGCAATTTAAACAACCAGTTCGGGCTGCCTTTCTCGCTTTTGGAGATTGACTCTAAAGATAAATTCGGCGTTTTTGAATTGGGCGCTTCTAAAAAAGGCGACATTTTAGAAATAGGCAAACCCACTTTGCCCGACGTGGCTATAATAACAAATGTTTCGGCCGCGCATTTGCAGTTTTTTAAGGATTTAAAAACGGTTTACGAAACTAAAACCGAACTTATAGACTGCCTTAACTTTGGCGGCATACTTGTTTTTAATTCTGACGACGCCATGCTTAAAAAACTTAAAACCGAATATAAAGGCAAAGCCATAAGCTTCGGCTTTAAAAGCGGAGCCGATTTACAGATAAAAAACAAAAAAAACTTAGAGTTTGTTTATAAAGGGGAAGTGTTTTCCTTTGATTTGCAGTTTGAAAAACATAACAAACTTAACGCCGCGGCCGCGGCCGCCGGCGCTATAGCTTTAGGCTTGTATAAAGATAATATTGAAAAAGGCCTTGCCGCCTATGAAGCCATGCCTATGCGTATGGAAGAACGTAAAATAGGAAACGTTGATTTTATTTTAGATTGTTATAACGCCAATCCCGCTTCCATGAAAAACGCCATTACTCTTCTTGCCAAGAGGAAAGCGGGCCCGAGGGTGGCCGTTTTGGGCGATATGAAGGAACTTGGAAACTGTTCTGCCAAATATCACGCTCATTTAGCTAAAATATTAATAGGCAAGCAGATAGACTATATTTTTCTTTCCGGTCCGGAAATGGCGGCTGCAGCAGAAGCCCTTAAAACCAAAAATCCCGCCGCTAAGTTAAAATATTCGTTAGAATATAAAGATTGGGCGCAAGATTTAAAAGAAGTGCTTAAAAACGGAGGAACCTGCCTTATAAAGGCTTCCCGCTCAATGAATTATGAAAAAATTTTGGATTGTTTAAAATAA
- the rsmH gene encoding 16S rRNA (cytosine(1402)-N(4))-methyltransferase RsmH: MNNWTHIPVLTKEIGQMLITDINGVYIDGTLGLGGHTKYLLGLLGKEAKIIGFDKDYNAVKMAEANVADGRLTAINLSYEAAPKVLKDLKIQGGADGVLLDLGLSSYQLDDASRGFSFMGGGPLDMRFDISGQKTAADVVNSYTAEELERIFANYGEETNARNAAAAIVRARVDKKIKTTSELANILAPVLPRRGKTHGATRVFQALRIEVNDELGTVERFIKVLPEVLKPGGRAAVITFHSLEDRIVKNIFKQMSAEGEVKLVNKHVIEPEWEEVKNNRRSRSAKLRVAEKI; encoded by the coding sequence ATGAATAACTGGACTCATATTCCCGTTTTGACTAAAGAAATAGGCCAAATGCTTATTACCGATATAAACGGTGTTTATATCGACGGCACTTTAGGTTTGGGCGGGCACACAAAATATTTGCTCGGACTGCTTGGCAAAGAGGCCAAAATTATAGGTTTTGATAAAGATTATAACGCGGTTAAAATGGCCGAGGCAAATGTTGCCGATGGCAGACTTACGGCTATAAATTTAAGTTATGAGGCCGCCCCAAAAGTTTTAAAAGATTTAAAAATACAAGGCGGAGCAGACGGCGTTCTTTTAGATTTAGGTTTAAGTTCCTATCAGTTAGACGACGCCTCGCGCGGGTTTAGTTTTATGGGCGGGGGGCCTTTGGACATGCGTTTTGATATTTCCGGGCAAAAAACCGCGGCTGATGTAGTCAATTCGTACACAGCAGAGGAACTTGAAAGAATTTTTGCGAACTATGGTGAGGAGACTAATGCTCGTAATGCGGCCGCGGCTATAGTAAGGGCGCGCGTTGATAAAAAAATAAAAACAACTTCCGAACTGGCTAATATTTTAGCGCCCGTATTACCAAGAAGAGGAAAAACGCACGGCGCCACAAGGGTATTCCAGGCTTTGAGAATAGAGGTTAATGACGAACTCGGTACGGTTGAGCGTTTTATAAAAGTTTTGCCCGAGGTTTTAAAACCGGGCGGCAGGGCGGCGGTAATAACCTTCCATTCTTTAGAGGACAGAATTGTAAAAAATATTTTTAAGCAAATGTCCGCTGAGGGAGAAGTAAAGCTAGTTAATAAACACGTAATTGAACCCGAATGGGAAGAGGTTAAAAATAACCGAAGAAGCAGAAGCGCTAAATTAAGAGTGGCGGAGAAGATATGA
- the rsmG gene encoding 16S rRNA (guanine(527)-N(7))-methyltransferase RsmG, whose amino-acid sequence MKKILEFINNLNLNLTDGQMNALSAYVDLVWDKKNSMNLTSVSSKEEIWGRHIADGLQFAKAVKDLGFEEGSFADIGSGAGYIGLAAAIALPKTNAALIESLEKRTIFLNWCVLKLDIKNVTILNERAGQAEPEQYDVVTERAMGKFDDILPVCMEYVKDGGFFLPFQSEAGNAGRFKTINYTLPLEDKERHIFVINKNGHN is encoded by the coding sequence ATGAAAAAAATTTTAGAGTTTATTAATAATCTTAATCTAAATTTAACCGACGGGCAGATGAACGCCTTAAGCGCTTACGTTGATTTGGTATGGGATAAAAAGAACTCTATGAACCTTACAAGCGTAAGCAGTAAAGAAGAAATTTGGGGCAGGCATATAGCCGACGGCCTTCAATTCGCTAAAGCGGTAAAAGATTTGGGCTTTGAGGAAGGCTCTTTTGCGGATATCGGCTCAGGCGCGGGCTATATAGGTTTAGCCGCCGCCATAGCTTTGCCAAAAACTAACGCCGCGCTAATTGAAAGCCTTGAAAAAAGAACAATTTTTCTAAATTGGTGCGTTTTAAAACTGGATATAAAAAATGTTACCATTTTAAATGAGAGGGCCGGACAGGCGGAGCCTGAACAATATGACGTAGTGACAGAGCGGGCCATGGGTAAATTTGACGATATTTTGCCTGTATGTATGGAATATGTTAAAGATGGGGGCTTTTTCCTTCCGTTCCAGAGCGAGGCCGGCAACGCGGGCAGGTTTAAAACAATAAATTATACTTTGCCTTTAGAAGATAAAGAAAGACACATTTTTGTGATAAATAAAAATGGACATAATTAA
- the mraY gene encoding phospho-N-acetylmuramoyl-pentapeptide-transferase, giving the protein MLYYLSFLKHDISFLNVFSYITFRAGGAIITALLIVLFIGPAVIRKLSSYKIQQYQRDCGPASHLSKHGTPTMGGVLILASLLVSVFLWARLDSPYTWILTFTTIMLAIAGILDDYTKLVKKNPAGMPSWVKFSIQIFTSFIVVLFLTMYPPNAEFAFKLSIPFFNNFIINLSFFYLIFAMLLIVGSSNATNLTDGLDGLAAGSMVLCAGTYAIFAYLAGNFNFADYLKIIYVPGAGEIAVFLCAVVGACLGFLWFNTYPAQVFMGDTSSLFLGGVLGVAALCSKQEILLPIAGGIFVIETLSVMMQMFYFRVSGGKRLFKMAPLHHHFELKGWPEPKVTVRFWIIGIVLTLISLASLKIR; this is encoded by the coding sequence ATGCTTTACTACCTGTCTTTTTTGAAACACGATATATCTTTTTTAAACGTTTTCAGTTATATTACGTTTAGGGCGGGCGGCGCTATAATAACAGCCTTACTTATTGTGCTTTTTATAGGCCCCGCCGTTATAAGAAAATTAAGTTCTTATAAAATACAGCAGTACCAAAGGGACTGCGGGCCGGCGTCGCACCTAAGTAAGCACGGCACCCCGACCATGGGCGGCGTTTTGATTTTGGCCTCGCTTTTGGTAAGCGTGTTTTTATGGGCCAGGTTAGATTCACCCTATACATGGATTTTAACCTTTACAACGATAATGCTTGCCATAGCCGGTATTTTAGACGACTATACAAAACTTGTTAAAAAGAACCCGGCGGGAATGCCTTCCTGGGTAAAATTCAGCATACAAATTTTTACTTCTTTTATAGTGGTTTTATTTTTAACAATGTATCCGCCAAACGCGGAATTCGCTTTTAAATTAAGCATTCCTTTTTTTAATAATTTTATTATAAACCTTTCTTTCTTTTATCTTATTTTCGCTATGCTTTTGATAGTGGGCTCTTCAAACGCCACAAATTTAACTGACGGGCTTGACGGGCTTGCGGCCGGCTCTATGGTTTTATGCGCCGGCACTTACGCCATTTTCGCTTATCTGGCGGGCAACTTTAACTTTGCCGATTATCTTAAAATTATTTATGTACCCGGCGCGGGCGAAATAGCCGTTTTTCTTTGCGCGGTAGTGGGCGCGTGTTTGGGTTTTTTATGGTTTAACACATATCCCGCGCAGGTTTTTATGGGCGACACCAGTTCCTTATTTTTGGGGGGAGTATTGGGTGTTGCGGCTTTATGCTCCAAACAGGAAATCTTGCTTCCTATAGCGGGTGGTATTTTTGTAATAGAAACGCTTTCCGTTATGATGCAAATGTTTTATTTCAGGGTCAGCGGAGGCAAAAGGCTTTTTAAAATGGCGCCGCTGCATCACCATTTTGAGTTAAAAGGCTGGCCCGAACCTAAGGTTACGGTAAGATTTTGGATTATAGGAATAGTGCTTACGCTTATATCTTTAGCTTCACTTAAAATAAGATAA
- the mnmG gene encoding tRNA uridine-5-carboxymethylaminomethyl(34) synthesis enzyme MnmG, producing the protein MYTYDIQYDVIVVGGGHAGCEAALASARLGAKTLLITQNLDTIAQMSCNPSIGGVAKGQIVREIDALGGAMGKITDAAGLHYHMLNTGKGPAVHSPRVQCDKKIYQAEYKHTLEKQPNLELIQDEVKELYFEGSVLKGVVTLRGTKYLSKVVILTTGTFLGGVIHIGGVSFPGGRYGDTPSNFLTESLKKTDLNVLRFKTGTPMRINAKDVDFSVFREQPSDNPFEPMSIFTAPFERNFLSCYITRTTEKTHEILKRNMKRSALYSGQITALGPRYCPSVEDKIVKFDQAPSHPIFLEPEGFNTQEYYIQGFSTSMPEDVQRELLISVPGLEKAKLTRAGYAIEYDFVDPMELYATLEVKKIPGLYHAGQINGTTGYEEAGAQGLIAGLNAVLKINGKEPVILGRDTAYTGVMIDDLVNKGVNEPYRMFTSRAEYRIMLRSDNADLRLTDIGFKTGLVAKEYKQSFEEYKKAVEVFKSNPKAEFEAVNMPAWRVESARKTAVIDAMYSGYYDRFKKDAEKLAQADKIIIPEGFDPSAVKGILIESSQKLKKVRPQTLGQASRIPGVTPADIQLLAVHIERYRLSKNK; encoded by the coding sequence ATGTATACATACGATATCCAATATGACGTAATTGTCGTAGGCGGCGGGCATGCCGGGTGCGAGGCCGCCCTTGCCTCCGCGCGTCTTGGAGCGAAAACTCTTTTAATTACGCAAAATTTAGACACTATAGCACAAATGTCGTGTAATCCTTCCATAGGCGGCGTGGCCAAAGGACAGATTGTAAGGGAAATTGATGCTTTAGGCGGCGCCATGGGTAAAATTACGGACGCCGCGGGTTTGCACTACCATATGCTCAACACGGGTAAAGGCCCGGCCGTTCACTCGCCCCGTGTGCAATGCGATAAAAAAATATACCAGGCGGAATATAAACATACGCTTGAAAAACAGCCTAATCTTGAACTCATACAAGATGAAGTTAAAGAGCTTTATTTTGAAGGAAGCGTTTTAAAAGGTGTTGTTACTCTGCGCGGAACAAAATATTTGTCAAAAGTTGTTATACTTACAACAGGCACTTTTTTAGGCGGCGTTATACATATAGGCGGCGTAAGTTTTCCCGGCGGCAGATACGGCGACACGCCTAGCAATTTTTTAACTGAAAGCCTTAAAAAAACGGATTTGAACGTTTTACGTTTTAAAACAGGCACGCCGATGAGAATAAACGCGAAAGACGTTGATTTTTCGGTTTTTCGCGAGCAGCCTTCGGATAATCCTTTTGAGCCCATGTCTATTTTTACGGCTCCTTTTGAAAGAAACTTTTTATCCTGCTACATAACGAGGACAACTGAAAAAACGCATGAAATTTTAAAGCGGAATATGAAACGCTCCGCCCTTTATTCAGGCCAAATAACAGCCTTGGGGCCCAGATACTGCCCTTCGGTTGAAGATAAAATCGTAAAGTTTGACCAGGCTCCTTCGCACCCGATATTTTTAGAGCCTGAAGGTTTTAACACGCAGGAATATTACATTCAAGGCTTTTCAACCAGCATGCCGGAAGATGTGCAGCGCGAACTTTTGATTTCCGTCCCCGGTTTGGAAAAAGCCAAACTTACAAGGGCGGGTTACGCCATAGAGTATGATTTTGTTGACCCTATGGAACTTTATGCTACTTTGGAAGTAAAAAAAATACCCGGACTTTACCACGCGGGGCAAATTAACGGTACAACAGGTTATGAAGAAGCGGGCGCGCAGGGTCTTATAGCCGGGCTTAACGCCGTATTAAAAATAAACGGTAAAGAGCCTGTTATCTTAGGGCGCGATACCGCTTACACCGGTGTTATGATTGACGATTTGGTAAATAAAGGCGTTAATGAGCCGTACAGAATGTTTACTTCCCGTGCGGAATACCGCATTATGCTCCGTTCAGACAACGCGGATTTAAGGCTTACGGACATAGGCTTTAAAACAGGTTTGGTGGCAAAGGAATATAAACAAAGTTTTGAGGAATACAAAAAAGCGGTGGAAGTTTTTAAATCAAACCCCAAGGCGGAGTTTGAGGCTGTTAATATGCCCGCCTGGCGTGTTGAAAGCGCGCGTAAAACAGCCGTTATAGACGCAATGTACAGCGGTTATTATGATAGGTTTAAAAAAGACGCCGAGAAACTGGCGCAGGCGGATAAAATAATTATACCCGAAGGGTTTGACCCTTCCGCCGTAAAAGGCATACTAATTGAAAGCAGCCAAAAATTAAAAAAAGTGCGTCCGCAAACTTTGGGCCAGGCAAGCAGAATACCCGGCGTTACGCCTGCCGACATACAACTTTTAGCCGTGCATATTGAACGTTACAGACTTTCTAAAAACAAATAA
- the ftsW gene encoding putative lipid II flippase FtsW, whose amino-acid sequence MNKVYLAKPIVAKRKQSEQKNKKFTFLVPDRSLLFITAALMLFGLIFTYSSSAFESGNLFKRQVIYDIVGLGIAAFLSQFYLKIQEKINPMFIIYGAWALLIIVLFMPKVANVHRWINLGFFNLQPSEVAKPALMIYMAYYLSNISVSISKSFATILPPLIITGVTLFLMMLAPELGTPVLLFCVVFLLLFVAGAKIKHLLLVLACSVPIILHQLIFYSYRLKRLFSFLDPEETAGTTGYQLFQSFLAIGSGGWFGKGLGNSELKLQYLPAAHTDFIFAIISEEIGLFGSLIIIAFFVWLLVCGVNIARRSKNTFNSMLALGLTLTITLQAFFNMGVATGLLPTKGLPLPFFSYGGSSFLITMAMMGMLLNISAVENKADKKI is encoded by the coding sequence ATGAACAAAGTATATTTAGCTAAACCGATAGTGGCAAAAAGAAAACAGAGCGAACAAAAAAATAAAAAATTTACTTTTTTAGTTCCTGACAGAAGCCTTCTTTTTATCACGGCGGCGCTTATGCTTTTTGGCCTTATTTTCACATATTCTTCCAGCGCGTTTGAATCAGGCAATTTATTTAAAAGGCAGGTAATATACGATATTGTAGGTCTTGGCATTGCCGCGTTTTTGTCCCAGTTTTATTTAAAAATACAGGAAAAAATTAACCCGATGTTTATAATATACGGCGCTTGGGCGCTTTTGATTATAGTGCTTTTTATGCCGAAAGTGGCAAATGTGCATCGTTGGATAAACCTTGGTTTTTTTAATTTACAGCCCTCCGAAGTAGCTAAACCGGCTTTAATGATTTATATGGCGTATTACCTGTCAAACATATCAGTTTCCATAAGTAAGTCTTTTGCTACAATATTGCCGCCTTTAATAATAACAGGCGTTACTCTGTTTTTAATGATGCTCGCGCCCGAACTGGGTACGCCGGTACTTTTATTTTGTGTTGTGTTTCTGCTTTTATTTGTGGCGGGCGCTAAAATAAAACATCTTTTGTTAGTTTTAGCATGTTCGGTACCTATAATTTTACACCAGTTAATTTTTTATTCATATAGATTAAAAAGGCTTTTTTCCTTTTTAGACCCGGAGGAAACCGCCGGCACAACGGGTTATCAGCTGTTCCAGTCTTTTTTAGCCATAGGTTCGGGGGGCTGGTTTGGTAAAGGGTTGGGTAATTCGGAACTTAAACTTCAATATTTGCCCGCCGCGCATACTGACTTTATTTTCGCTATTATATCGGAAGAGATTGGGTTGTTTGGCAGTTTAATTATAATAGCTTTTTTTGTGTGGCTGCTTGTATGCGGCGTTAATATAGCCAGAAGATCAAAGAACACCTTCAATTCAATGCTTGCGCTGGGGCTTACGCTTACTATAACTTTGCAGGCTTTTTTTAATATGGGCGTGGCAACTGGGCTTTTACCTACCAAAGGCCTTCCGCTCCCGTTTTTTTCATACGGCGGGTCTTCTTTTTTAATAACAATGGCTATGATGGGCATGCTTTTAAACATTTCGGCTGTGGAGAATAAAGCTGATAAAAAGATATAA